Genomic window (Phacochoerus africanus isolate WHEZ1 chromosome 1, ROS_Pafr_v1, whole genome shotgun sequence):
CCAGGATGAGAAGATCAGGGtgaggaagatggagagagaggtagaggtggaaatagaaagaaatagcaatagtacagcaataaaattagaaagatgTTATATGgggaggtaaaataaaataaaggggggtgtgtgtgtgtgtgtcctataATCTGGACATACACCAGAACAAAGAATCATTTGCGTGAATACGTATACAGAACTAGATACAAATACAATATTTGCACATAAACTAATAGCAATGTCAATCCATTAGAAATTATTGAAAAGGAGTATAATTTAATCATAGTTTCTAACCTGGCAGCTATATTTAGGACATACAAGTATTAATAAGATATGGGAGATGAGTACCTAGAGTTTTTCAAAACACAGAAGCAGGTAGATTTTTAGGGTAAGGTCCTCAGCAGTCACAGTAGGTATATGGAATTTCAGTGTTCAGAAAGAAAGGACAGGAGTGGACCCAAAGATTGGTCATTTACTGTACATGGAGATGAAAGCTAATGTTAAAAGACTTTGGGAGCACAAAATACCCCCAaatcttgcttattttcttttctttaccacTAGGCACTGTTACGTCATATCAACTTAACATTATTCGAAACactttcataatatttatttgaaaccCTTGTGTAAACAgcacattataaaaaataacctATATGAATGATTTCTTATTCTTGAcagcttaatatttaaaaaacaatccaGCAATCTTGACCATTTCATGACACTGccacttctgttttcttctctaatCCAATATTGATTATATTCTGTCACTTCTCTTTTCTTAGCTAAGCCCATCCCAATTAAATTCTGCAATTTCATCTCCTAGCTTTCTGAATTAGTGCAGGTTTTCAGACCATCCTACAACCTACAGACTCAGCTGAGAAGTGCTTTTCAAGGCATCATAGACAATAAAGGGCAATTCCCTCTTCTTGTTATTCAGAAATGAGGGTAAGAGCAGCCTCATAGAAGTTGGCTCTGCCTTCACTGTCTTAACttacttctcattttttcttgattgcttttccatcccttttttatagttgattcacaatgctctgtcagtttctgctgtacagaaacatgaccgacatttttaaaatttttctctgtgaCATGAGCATTGAATCCCTATGGTGATGGGAGAATTCACCATGTCCcaaataaagttaaattaaagacctttttttaatttttaatttttaaatgtttttatttccccaatacattatttttttttctactgtacagcatggtggtgacccagttacacatacatgtttacattcttttttctcatattatcatgctccatcataagtggctagacacagttcccagtgctacacagcaggatctcattgctaacctattccaaaggcaatactcttcatctattaaccccaagctcccaatccatcccactcccttccccttggcaaccacaagtctcttctccaagtccatgattttcttttctgtggagaggtttgtttgtgccatatattagattccagatataagtgatatcatatgatatttgtctttctctttctgacttatttcactcagtatgaaagtctctagttccatccatgttgctgcaaatggcattattttgttcttttttatggctgagtagtattctatgcATCTGTTCACTCAAACACAAATCTGCCTTCACTGTGGAGTTAAATGTGGTAGACTCTCCAGGCTCTGCAGCTGTATTACTATGAAGAACAATATGATCAAGTCCTGTTAGATGAGCTGCACTATTTCATTGCTTAATGATTTTATACACTACATTGAAGAATATACAAGAATATATAAGTGTATAAAAGGTTTTCATTTGATTTCTGCTTCAATTATTCTAATGTGAcgtgaaaattatttaaaacttcttatatttttaacaatatacATAAATATCTTGAGGAGTATGTTAGTACAAACATTTAAGTCACTAAAACAATTGGGCAGAAAAACTTTGAACACCAGCCCAAACTGAGTCAGATATAATCTGCACAATTTTgtgattatttcaataaaaagggAACTGATAATAGTATGAgatttaaatatttctccttaACATTTTTGTCAGTGAATATATGACTTTCTTATTTCTTAGGCTATAGATAATTGGATTTAAGAAAGGAATTATGACAGTGTAAAATAGGGAATCCATCATATCTTGATCATCTACTTGTGCAGATCCAGGACGCACATACATGAAAAGAAGAGGCCCATAGTATAAAGATACAGATAGGAGATGGGAtccacaggtggagaaggccttcCTCATGCCCTGAacagacttattttttaaaattgtatagagAACAAGTGTATAAGAGATAAGGACAGTCAGAATGCTGAACACCTGTATTGACCCAGAGGAAATAAATACCATTAGAACATTAATTGTAGGGTCAGTACAAGAAATCTTAAACAATGGCATGATGTCGCAGTAAAAGTGGTGTATTATGTTAGAATTACAGAAGGTCAACCTGCATAAAGAGACTACATGTATCATAGAATGAATAATTCCTGCTACAAATGATGAGACTGACAGCCAGATGCATAGTCTATTGTTCATAATCACTGGATACAGTAATGGTTTGCATATGGCAACATAACGGTCATATGCCATTGTTGCCAGCAAAAAACATTCTGTGGTTGCactgaatgcaaaggaaaaaaattgtaccaTGCATTCAGTGAGAGATATCATTTGACTCTTTGTGAAGAAATTGACCAGCATTGTAGGGGTCACCGTAGATGATATCCAAGCATCCGCAAAGGCTAAACTCCCAAGGAATAAGTACATGGGAATGTGAAGTTGAGGGTCATTGCAGATAAGATAAATTAGCCCAAGGTTTCCCGCAGTGGTGATGAGGTATATTATCAAGAACACCAGGAACAGGGGGATTTGCCACTCCAGTGGATACTGAAGTCCCGTGAGAACAAATACGGGCAGCAACGTTGAATTTGTAGTATCCATATTGTTATTGGCTGGCTCCTGAAATGAAATGCAGTTGATGTAAGGAGAGAATTCactaagataaataaaaagaatattggaAGAAAGTAGTTTAAATAAAACCATACACTCACCAGAGTACCCTTACTTTTAATTactactaatttaaaaatggaaaccaattttggaaattaatgtaatagaaaatgcaattatttcatttcaaaaaatgtggaagaaatgcaagcttagaaaaatggaaagaacttATAAATATATGAGCTAAATTTATGGAGGTAGTTGAGTGTGTTAGGGATTATCTGTTGTGACAGGGATGAGGGTCTAGGGGGAAAAGTTtgaattattataaaatgaattgcATGGCATTAAAAAGACCTTGAGCTTTATTCCTCAGATAGTAGGGATGTGCTAAAAACTTTTAAGCCAAGGAATGGCATCgtagatattttttcaaaaagaaatatttggcaGTACAGAAAATATTCTATAGGGAGAAAAAACTAAAGTCAAGGGTACTTATTAGGATGCTGATACTCTtatccagtggttctcaaataaGAATGCATAACAGAATGTCCTGGAAAGTAATTGTACAAAATACAGATTATGGATattgattcagtgggttaaagaaagaAGCCTAATAATCTGTGCTTTAAATATGCCCTCTGGTTGGTTCAAATTCATGTTGGGTTCTTAGTCCATGTGTGATATGTTGATGAGAATACAAAGAGATAGATTAAAATGCATCAAACTGTAGAGTTGCTAGGACTCAGTGACTTATTTACTGTGAAGAGGTGGTcagtgaaggagagaggagacaCTTGGTGATGGGTAAATGGTCACTGAAAATTGAGTTTGAGAACTCAGATGCTTTGGCCACTCTGTGGTCAGAGCACCCTTTGAACATCCAGGTAAGAGAGCTTAGTAGTATGAGTTTGTTAGAGCTTATGGAGGTCATTTGGTAGCTGAAGGCACACTTATGAATGACCTAACCATTGGAAAGTGAGCATAAGGTAAAAGAAGGGTGTGGAAAGATGC
Coding sequences:
- the LOC125113359 gene encoding olfactory receptor 5H2-like; amino-acid sequence: MDTTNSTLLPVFVLTGLQYPLEWQIPLFLVFLIIYLITTAGNLGLIYLICNDPQLHIPMYLFLGSLAFADAWISSTVTPTMLVNFFTKSQMISLTECMVQFFSFAFSATTECFLLATMAYDRYVAICKPLLYPVIMNNRLCIWLSVSSFVAGIIHSMIHVVSLCRLTFCNSNIIHHFYCDIMPLFKISCTDPTINVLMVFISSGSIQVFSILTVLISYTLVLYTILKNKSVQGMRKAFSTCGSHLLSVSLYYGPLLFMYVRPGSAQVDDQDMMDSLFYTVIIPFLNPIIYSLRNKKVIYSLTKMLRRNI